One Aneurinibacillus migulanus genomic region harbors:
- a CDS encoding minor capsid protein, which translates to MNDELKNPSAEYLGKRMEEVIEADIKRTDDTEELLTDMYSKSLKAIQQAVQSFVGLYASENGMTYQQATVYLNKTEFMEWRQDIEDYVEQIEKTNDSLLLLELNTLAARSRITRMEKLMTEIKVRLALLKQQQEDTMTGHLIETATESYTKTGFVISQGIGAATAATVLNTQAINAILEIPWSGANYSKRIWSDRQRLALTLEEELMQHFIQGKDIRQTSKALAERMDASLSNATRLIRTESSFVANYSSGKAYEDAGIKQYQFLATLDRRTSSLCQKMDNKVFDLKEKRIGVNYPPLHPYCRSTTIPYFDSPNSLRIARDKNGKPIRIPANMNYEQYKKKYLEKK; encoded by the coding sequence GTGAATGATGAGTTAAAGAATCCTTCTGCTGAATACCTGGGTAAACGTATGGAAGAGGTCATAGAGGCTGATATCAAGCGCACAGATGATACAGAGGAATTGCTTACAGATATGTACTCTAAATCATTGAAAGCTATACAACAGGCCGTACAATCGTTTGTAGGGCTATATGCTAGTGAAAACGGTATGACATATCAGCAAGCAACTGTATACCTCAATAAAACTGAGTTTATGGAATGGCGACAGGATATCGAGGACTATGTTGAGCAGATAGAAAAAACAAATGATTCTCTTTTGTTGCTTGAGCTCAATACATTGGCTGCTCGGTCACGTATTACACGCATGGAAAAGCTTATGACTGAGATCAAAGTGCGACTTGCCTTGTTGAAACAACAGCAAGAGGATACAATGACAGGCCATCTTATCGAAACAGCAACAGAAAGTTATACAAAGACAGGCTTTGTTATCTCTCAAGGGATAGGGGCCGCTACTGCTGCAACCGTACTGAATACACAGGCAATAAACGCAATCCTTGAGATTCCATGGAGTGGGGCCAACTACTCTAAACGCATATGGAGTGACAGACAACGGCTTGCGCTTACACTTGAAGAAGAATTGATGCAGCATTTCATTCAAGGCAAAGACATACGCCAAACAAGTAAGGCTTTAGCTGAAAGAATGGATGCTAGCTTATCTAATGCTACCCGGTTGATTCGTACCGAAAGCAGTTTTGTAGCGAATTATTCGTCAGGTAAAGCGTATGAGGATGCAGGAATTAAACAATACCAGTTCCTCGCTACACTAGACCGTCGTACAAGCTCTTTGTGCCAGAAGATGGACAATAAGGTGTTTGACCTTAAAGAGAAGCGTATAGGGGTAAATTATCCGCCGTTGCATCCGTATTGCAGATCGACGACAATCCCTTATTTCGATAGTCCGAACAGTTTACGTATAGCAAGGGATAAGAACGGTAAACCAATTCGAATTCCAGCCAACATGAACTATGAGCAGTACAAAAAGAAATATCTTGAGAAGAAGTAG
- a CDS encoding phage scaffolding protein — MDLKELLGEELYNQVIEKAGDNKIAVVSDGNWFPKDKFDEKNNEVKELKGQLKERDKQLEDLGAKAKGNEELVKQINDLKEQNERTTKEYQEKLDKQAFEFALDKAITEAQARNPKAVKALLNTETIKLDGEKLLGFDEQIKVIRESDGYLFDSPGLKGRVPHNPPNPRDKTTVNPFSKEHFNLTEQGRIYKEDRELAIRLAAEHGIKLN, encoded by the coding sequence ATGGATTTAAAAGAGTTGCTTGGAGAAGAACTTTACAATCAGGTCATTGAAAAAGCAGGAGATAACAAAATTGCCGTTGTGTCAGATGGCAATTGGTTTCCTAAGGATAAGTTTGACGAGAAAAACAATGAAGTTAAGGAACTAAAAGGCCAATTGAAAGAGCGCGATAAGCAGTTAGAGGATTTGGGCGCCAAAGCAAAAGGTAATGAAGAGTTGGTCAAGCAAATCAATGACTTGAAAGAGCAAAACGAACGTACGACCAAAGAGTATCAGGAGAAACTTGATAAACAAGCGTTTGAATTCGCTCTTGATAAGGCTATTACCGAAGCGCAGGCTAGAAATCCGAAAGCTGTAAAAGCGTTGCTCAATACTGAAACCATTAAGCTTGATGGGGAAAAGTTACTTGGATTTGATGAACAAATTAAAGTAATAAGAGAAAGTGATGGGTATTTATTTGATTCGCCCGGATTAAAAGGACGGGTGCCTCATAATCCGCCTAATCCGCGTGATAAAACTACTGTGAATCCGTTTAGTAAGGAACATTTCAACCTAACAGAACAAGGCCGGATTTACAAAGAAGATAGGGAGCTTGCTATTAGATTAGCAGCAGAACATGGAATAAAACTAAATTAA
- a CDS encoding major capsid protein, translated as MTVRIADVIQPEIFTSYVVNKTMEKSELIKSGIVVNDSQFDELASGPNTTVDMPYFNDLDGDSETMKDDGALTPGKIGTNADKAKKHGRARAWGANGLSALLSGADPMEAIASLTANYWVRDMQKVLLNTLKGVFASPSMTDHVLDISGGTGGAELLDGAAFVDATQKLGDAKDQLTAVIMHSAVEAYLVKRQLIEYVNQTNELNQTTRVPYFMGKRVIVDDAMPFDTNELVGEMYLFGSGAIALGNGSHPRIIATEVDRDSLASTGEDFLINRKIFILHPRGIKWTDTTIADVFPTNAELATGANWQRVYEPKKIRVVKFKFKVTL; from the coding sequence ATGACAGTAAGAATCGCAGATGTAATTCAACCGGAAATTTTCACATCATACGTTGTGAACAAAACAATGGAGAAGTCAGAACTAATTAAATCTGGCATTGTGGTAAACGACTCGCAGTTCGATGAACTAGCAAGTGGGCCAAACACAACGGTTGATATGCCGTATTTCAACGATTTGGACGGGGATTCCGAAACAATGAAGGATGATGGTGCGTTAACTCCCGGTAAAATCGGTACGAATGCAGATAAAGCCAAAAAACACGGGCGCGCACGAGCTTGGGGAGCTAACGGTCTTTCTGCGTTGCTTTCTGGTGCCGATCCGATGGAAGCTATCGCTAGCTTGACTGCAAACTATTGGGTTAGGGATATGCAAAAGGTGCTTTTAAATACACTGAAAGGCGTCTTTGCCTCTCCGAGCATGACAGACCACGTTCTTGATATTAGCGGAGGCACAGGTGGGGCTGAATTACTTGATGGGGCAGCATTTGTTGATGCAACACAAAAGCTGGGGGATGCTAAAGATCAATTAACGGCTGTTATCATGCACTCAGCAGTTGAAGCGTATTTGGTTAAACGCCAATTGATTGAGTATGTTAATCAAACAAACGAATTAAACCAAACAACTCGCGTCCCTTATTTCATGGGTAAACGTGTGATTGTGGATGATGCAATGCCGTTTGACACTAACGAACTTGTTGGTGAAATGTATCTATTTGGATCAGGAGCAATTGCGCTTGGTAATGGTTCGCATCCGCGTATTATTGCAACGGAAGTTGATCGCGATTCTCTCGCTTCAACCGGGGAAGATTTTCTAATCAATCGTAAAATCTTTATTCTTCATCCGCGTGGAATCAAGTGGACTGATACCACAATTGCGGATGTATTCCCAACAAATGCAGAGCTAGCAACGGGCGCAAACTGGCAACGTGTATACGAACCTAAGAAAATCCGTGTCGTTAAATTTAAATTCAAAGTCACATTGTAA
- a CDS encoding head-tail connector protein has product MDNRLSTLKMLLDIPVNDTTYDAKLNYYLSVTEQEMLAWMNRTDFPPALENTLIQAVIKIHKGNTVSEASSAPVKSIARGDTTITYGDAQQVQGYSFLTGDMLGLMRRFKLVKFT; this is encoded by the coding sequence ATGGATAACAGACTGTCTACATTAAAGATGCTGCTTGATATTCCTGTGAATGACACGACATATGACGCCAAACTCAACTATTACCTTTCTGTTACAGAGCAAGAGATGCTTGCATGGATGAATCGTACAGACTTTCCACCTGCACTTGAGAACACACTTATCCAAGCTGTAATCAAGATACACAAAGGTAACACCGTTTCTGAGGCGTCTAGCGCCCCTGTAAAGAGCATTGCACGAGGCGACACTACAATTACCTATGGTGACGCTCAACAGGTACAGGGATACAGTTTCTTGACTGGAGATATGCTTGGTTTGATGCGTCGTTTTAAGTTGGTGAAGTTCACATGA